In Exiguobacterium sibiricum 7-3, a genomic segment contains:
- the aroQ gene encoding type II 3-dehydroquinate dehydratase translates to MRILVLNGPNLNLLGTREPDTYGAQTLSDLEGLIKTRFKDIDFQFAQSNHEGELIDYLHGARGYDGIVLNAAAYTHTSIALRDAIAAIDVPTIEVHLSNVHAREAFRHHSMLAPVCRGVISGLGMTGYLLAVEALIQPST, encoded by the coding sequence ATGCGGATATTAGTCTTGAATGGACCGAACTTGAATTTGCTTGGGACACGGGAACCGGATACATATGGGGCGCAAACTTTATCGGATTTGGAAGGTCTGATCAAAACTCGTTTTAAGGACATTGATTTTCAATTTGCCCAGTCGAACCATGAGGGGGAATTGATCGATTATTTACATGGAGCACGCGGATATGACGGGATCGTCTTGAATGCGGCGGCTTACACGCATACGAGTATTGCGTTGCGTGATGCGATTGCGGCAATTGACGTACCGACGATTGAAGTTCATTTATCAAACGTTCATGCACGTGAAGCATTTCGGCATCATTCGATGCTTGCACCGGTTTGCCGAGGTGTCATCAGCGGCTTAGGGATGACGGGGTATCTGCTCGCGGTCGAGGCATTGATTCAACCGTCTACATAA
- a CDS encoding DUF1385 domain-containing protein yields MKTAQAPVGGQAIVEGVMFQNATHAVSAIRRNDDTIETFEQKKPIRPRIAVGKKIPLIRGLFALVESSANGASHMNFASDRYGVKPGEEEPEDASQGQLTKWLGVAVLGVLSFFFGKLLFTLLPAFLASLFSYFPALSGHLVQNVLEALIKLTLLFSYLYLISLTPLVKRLFQYHGAEHKVINCVESGQALTVENVRTSSRLHYRCGSSFLIFTVIVGFFVYLIVPTDPLWLRLVCRIALLPVVIGLSFEVLQLTNKAQNIKGLRVIALPGLWLQYLTTKEPDDSQIEVAIYAFEALEKQEHNLHENALG; encoded by the coding sequence ATGAAAACTGCTCAAGCGCCCGTCGGTGGACAAGCCATCGTCGAAGGTGTCATGTTCCAAAATGCTACACATGCCGTCTCAGCCATTCGTCGAAATGACGATACGATCGAAACGTTTGAACAAAAAAAACCGATTCGACCACGGATCGCCGTCGGTAAAAAAATCCCTTTGATCCGCGGGCTGTTCGCTTTGGTCGAATCTTCAGCAAACGGAGCAAGTCATATGAACTTTGCAAGTGACCGGTACGGTGTCAAACCGGGTGAAGAAGAGCCCGAAGATGCTTCCCAAGGACAATTGACGAAATGGCTCGGCGTCGCCGTACTCGGTGTCTTGTCGTTCTTTTTCGGAAAATTGTTATTCACGTTATTACCTGCTTTTCTTGCCTCACTTTTCAGCTACTTCCCGGCGTTATCCGGACATTTGGTTCAAAACGTGCTGGAAGCCTTAATCAAGTTGACCTTGCTGTTCAGTTATCTCTATCTGATTTCCTTGACCCCACTCGTCAAACGGCTGTTTCAATATCATGGTGCGGAACATAAAGTCATCAACTGTGTCGAGAGCGGGCAGGCATTGACGGTCGAAAATGTCCGGACAAGCAGCCGCCTGCATTACCGGTGTGGTTCGAGTTTCTTGATTTTCACTGTCATCGTCGGATTTTTCGTTTATTTAATCGTACCGACTGATCCATTATGGTTACGTCTCGTTTGTCGGATTGCGTTATTGCCTGTCGTCATCGGTCTTTCGTTTGAAGTTTTACAATTAACAAATAAAGCGCAAAACATTAAAGGGTTACGCGTCATCGCCTTACCCGGCCTGTGGTTACAGTACTTGACGACGAAAGAACCGGATGATTCTCAAATCGAGGTTGCGATTTACGCGTTTGAAGCACTCGAAAAACAGGAACATAACCTACATGAGAATGCACTTGGTTAA
- a CDS encoding SA1362 family protein has product MIRQRIGSTFALVVLLFAFVGFGYKLANDPGSLFSQLLFFAITAGIIFLLFKFLTRNSVSSGTNSQYRKSVAQSKKMHAKNNPPPRRTDIKKKPVKTTKTATSNKVRPLRDRSKAPHLTVIEGKKGKKKKRAF; this is encoded by the coding sequence ATGATTAGACAACGGATTGGCTCTACATTCGCACTTGTCGTGTTACTGTTTGCGTTCGTCGGCTTTGGATATAAGCTAGCTAATGATCCCGGTAGTCTGTTTTCACAATTACTGTTTTTTGCGATTACAGCTGGAATCATCTTCTTGCTGTTTAAATTTTTAACACGAAACAGCGTCAGCAGCGGTACGAACTCACAATATCGGAAATCTGTTGCTCAGTCTAAAAAAATGCATGCCAAGAACAATCCTCCTCCCCGTCGGACAGATATTAAGAAGAAACCGGTTAAAACGACAAAAACGGCCACTTCTAATAAAGTCCGTCCCCTTCGCGACCGATCAAAAGCACCACATTTGACTGTCATTGAAGGGAAAAAAGGCAAAAAGAAAAAACGTGCTTTTTAA
- the hpt gene encoding hypoxanthine phosphoribosyltransferase: MEIVIKEKLISESELALKVKELAAAIERDAAGRQIVLVVVLKGSMVFAADLMREIKGSVQIDTVACSSYGAKTVSSGRVQLKKDLDLDVEGKYVVVVEDIIDTGHTLSFLCEHMKLHKPGVLKICTLLDKPARREVPLDADYVGFEIPDYFVVGYGIDCAEEYRNLPYVGWVETE, translated from the coding sequence ATGGAAATCGTGATTAAAGAAAAGTTAATATCGGAGTCAGAGCTTGCGTTAAAAGTAAAAGAGCTTGCCGCTGCAATCGAACGTGATGCGGCAGGACGCCAAATTGTTTTAGTCGTCGTATTGAAAGGTTCGATGGTGTTTGCTGCCGATTTGATGCGCGAAATCAAAGGAAGTGTCCAAATCGATACAGTCGCCTGTTCTTCGTATGGCGCCAAAACGGTTTCGTCAGGACGCGTTCAGCTTAAAAAAGACCTGGACCTTGATGTCGAAGGGAAGTATGTTGTCGTCGTCGAGGATATCATCGATACCGGGCATACATTAAGTTTTTTATGTGAACACATGAAACTGCATAAACCGGGTGTCCTGAAGATTTGTACGTTACTCGACAAGCCTGCACGACGGGAAGTGCCGTTAGACGCAGATTATGTCGGATTTGAGATTCCTGATTATTTTGTAGTCGGTTATGGAATTGACTGTGCAGAAGAATACCGGAACCTGCCATACGTTGGTTGGGTCGAGACGGAGTGA
- the mntR gene encoding transcriptional regulator MntR: protein MPTPSMEDYLEQIYILIEEKGYARVSDIAELLGVHPSSVTKMVQKLDREEYLVYEKYRGLMLTAKGRKIGKRLVERHALLEDFLRLVGVDESLIYKDVEGIEHHISIEALDKINGMIQFFAERPELQAEFQKHQQVHPEE from the coding sequence GTGCCGACTCCGAGCATGGAAGATTATTTAGAACAAATCTATATTTTGATTGAAGAAAAAGGATATGCCCGTGTATCCGATATTGCAGAACTGTTAGGTGTTCATCCATCGTCTGTGACAAAGATGGTGCAGAAGTTGGACCGGGAAGAATACCTCGTGTATGAAAAATACCGCGGATTGATGTTGACGGCAAAAGGACGGAAAATCGGAAAACGTCTTGTCGAACGTCATGCGTTGTTAGAAGATTTTCTGCGTCTCGTCGGAGTGGATGAATCTTTGATTTACAAAGATGTTGAAGGGATCGAGCATCATATCAGTATTGAAGCACTCGATAAAATCAACGGGATGATTCAGTTTTTTGCCGAACGTCCAGAATTACAAGCAGAATTTCAAAAACATCAGCAAGTACACCCAGAAGAATGA
- a CDS encoding lipoate--protein ligase family protein produces MIREWQVLTTERMEPALNMAIDEALIGFVGRGEVAPTLRFYSWEPRGLSVGHFQRATNDIDRKRIEALGIPIVRRMTGGRAVLHADELTYSVILPEQMEGVPKTVIESYRMLTEGIRKGYHHLGIPVEFSVPMTEEEKEELRKPKSAVCFDAASYYELAVGKRKVAGSAQVRHQGVVLQHGSVPLSVDEGELFDCFMYEDETMRERMKARFSGKAVALNELAGRSVSFDEVRVAFLKGFEDALQLTFTPLEFTAHQWQEIERLAEKYRSEEWNWKR; encoded by the coding sequence TTGATCAGAGAGTGGCAAGTATTGACGACGGAAAGAATGGAACCGGCATTAAATATGGCGATTGACGAAGCCTTAATCGGTTTTGTCGGTCGCGGCGAAGTGGCGCCGACGCTTCGTTTTTATTCGTGGGAACCAAGAGGATTAAGTGTCGGTCATTTTCAACGGGCGACAAACGATATTGATCGAAAACGGATTGAAGCACTGGGTATTCCGATCGTTCGTCGGATGACCGGGGGACGAGCTGTCTTACATGCAGATGAATTGACATACAGCGTGATTCTTCCTGAACAGATGGAAGGCGTCCCGAAAACCGTCATTGAAAGTTACCGGATGCTGACAGAAGGAATCCGTAAGGGGTATCATCATTTAGGTATTCCTGTTGAATTTTCGGTACCGATGACAGAAGAAGAAAAGGAAGAATTGCGAAAACCGAAGTCTGCCGTCTGTTTTGATGCCGCATCGTACTACGAACTTGCGGTCGGAAAACGGAAAGTGGCCGGAAGTGCACAAGTTCGTCATCAAGGCGTCGTGTTGCAACATGGTTCTGTGCCGCTGTCTGTCGATGAAGGGGAATTGTTTGATTGTTTTATGTATGAAGACGAAACAATGCGTGAACGGATGAAAGCACGATTTTCCGGAAAAGCGGTTGCCTTGAATGAGCTTGCAGGACGTTCTGTCTCATTCGATGAAGTCCGTGTCGCATTTTTAAAAGGGTTTGAAGATGCACTTCAATTGACCTTCACACCTCTAGAGTTCACAGCGCATCAATGGCAGGAAATTGAGCGGTTGGCAGAGAAGTACCGTAGTGAAGAATGGAACTGGAAGCGCTAA
- a CDS encoding rhodanese-like domain-containing protein, whose amino-acid sequence MEISTIITIVLWVALIAYIVWRFMPVKGITKLSQDEFRANYRKAQIVDVRETQEFKGGHIIGARNIPVSQMKMRSKELRKDMPIYLYCQGNMRSSQAAKVLKKAGYTNLYQLKGGFKQWTGKVKRS is encoded by the coding sequence ATGGAAATCAGTACAATCATCACGATCGTCTTATGGGTAGCCTTGATTGCTTATATCGTATGGCGCTTCATGCCGGTGAAAGGAATCACGAAGCTCTCACAAGATGAATTCCGGGCAAACTACCGGAAAGCACAAATTGTGGATGTCCGCGAGACACAAGAATTCAAAGGTGGTCACATCATCGGAGCGCGTAACATACCGGTCAGTCAGATGAAAATGCGTTCTAAAGAATTACGTAAGGACATGCCGATTTATTTATACTGCCAAGGCAACATGCGTTCATCACAAGCGGCCAAAGTCTTAAAAAAAGCCGGTTATACGAACTTGTATCAACTCAAAGGCGGATTCAAGCAATGGACTGGAAAAGTCAAACGTAGCTGA
- the gcvPB gene encoding aminomethyl-transferring glycine dehydrogenase subunit GcvPB: MHKTSEQTLIFEISKAGRVAYSLPLPTVDEVAAEELLPAHLLRQEDVELPEVSELDLVRHYTALSNRNHGVDSGFYPLGSCTMKYNPKINEDMARLPGFAHIHPLQPVESVQGALGLMYDLQEKLAVITGMDEVTLQPAAGAHGEWTGLMLIKAYHHARGDFKRTKVLVPDSAHGTNPASASVAGFDTVTVLSDERGLVDLADLKSKVGEDTAALMLTNPNTLGLFESDIVEIAKAVHEAGGKLYYDGANSNAIMGIARPGDMGFDVVHLNLHKTFTGPHGGGGPGSGPVGVKQDLIPYLPKPIVAKTADGFVLDYDRPESIGRVKPFYGNFGINVRAYSYIRTMGGAGLARVSKEAVLNANYMLARLKGAYDAPYDVYCKHEFVLSGRRQKALGVRTLDIAKRLLDFGYHPPTIYFPLNVEECIMIEPTETESKETLDAFCDAMLQIAKEVEETPDVVLNAPHTTVVKRMDETLAARKPILRYQPKQEVHV; this comes from the coding sequence ATGCATAAAACTAGTGAACAGACATTGATTTTTGAAATTTCAAAAGCCGGTCGTGTCGCCTACAGTTTACCGCTTCCGACGGTTGACGAAGTAGCGGCGGAAGAATTGTTGCCTGCGCATTTGTTACGCCAAGAGGATGTGGAGTTGCCGGAAGTATCGGAACTGGATCTTGTCCGTCACTATACGGCCCTTTCGAACCGAAATCACGGAGTCGATTCCGGTTTTTATCCGCTTGGTTCCTGTACGATGAAATACAATCCGAAAATCAATGAAGATATGGCGCGTCTCCCGGGATTTGCCCATATCCACCCGTTGCAACCGGTTGAGAGCGTACAAGGTGCTCTTGGGCTGATGTACGACTTACAAGAGAAACTTGCGGTCATTACTGGTATGGATGAAGTAACGTTACAACCGGCAGCGGGAGCACACGGTGAGTGGACGGGGTTAATGTTAATCAAAGCGTATCATCATGCGCGGGGAGACTTTAAACGGACGAAGGTCCTGGTTCCAGACTCAGCCCACGGAACAAATCCGGCATCGGCATCTGTCGCCGGTTTTGATACGGTGACCGTCTTATCTGACGAGCGTGGATTAGTGGATTTAGCTGACTTAAAGAGTAAAGTCGGAGAAGACACGGCAGCATTGATGCTGACGAATCCGAATACACTCGGCTTGTTCGAATCGGATATCGTGGAGATTGCGAAAGCGGTCCACGAAGCCGGCGGGAAGCTGTATTACGATGGCGCGAACTCAAACGCGATTATGGGAATTGCACGTCCGGGAGATATGGGCTTTGATGTCGTCCACTTGAATCTCCATAAGACGTTTACGGGTCCTCACGGAGGCGGCGGTCCGGGTTCAGGTCCGGTCGGTGTCAAACAAGACTTGATTCCGTATCTGCCAAAACCGATCGTTGCCAAAACAGCGGATGGTTTTGTCCTCGATTACGATCGTCCGGAATCAATCGGCCGCGTCAAACCGTTTTATGGAAACTTCGGCATCAACGTCCGGGCCTACAGTTATATCCGGACGATGGGAGGCGCAGGGCTTGCCCGCGTTTCAAAAGAAGCCGTCTTGAATGCCAATTACATGCTGGCACGTCTGAAGGGCGCATATGATGCCCCTTATGATGTCTATTGCAAACACGAGTTTGTTTTATCGGGACGCCGTCAAAAAGCACTTGGTGTACGGACGCTCGATATCGCCAAACGTCTGCTTGACTTTGGATACCATCCACCGACGATTTACTTCCCGTTGAATGTGGAAGAGTGTATCATGATCGAACCAACGGAAACAGAATCGAAGGAGACGCTTGATGCATTTTGTGATGCGATGCTCCAAATCGCCAAAGAAGTCGAAGAGACGCCGGACGTCGTCTTGAACGCACCGCATACGACGGTCGTCAAACGAATGGACGAGACATTGGCAGCACGTAAGCCGATTTTACGTTACCAGCCGAAACAAGAAGTTCACGTCTAA
- the gcvPA gene encoding aminomethyl-transferring glycine dehydrogenase subunit GcvPA, which yields MDFRYLPMTQEDEKEMLQTIGADSIEDLLADIPASVRDQGTLEEVGIPLPETDLIRTLSKLADQNMNTKQYPSFLGAGIYDHYAPAVVNHMLLRSEFYTAYTPYQPEISQGELQAIFEYQTMICELTGMDVANSSMYDGITALAEAAILACAHKKKKTIVLSDGVHPEARDVVRTYANGPGLEVETLPLVNGETAIANLDALDDVACVIVQYPNFYGRVEDLQALADATHAKGGLFIVSANPLALGLLEAPGKLGADITIGDCQPFGIPQSFGGPTCGYFTTTKALMRKIPGRLVGQTVDEDGKRGFVLTLQAREQHIRRDKATSNICSNQALNALAASIAMSALGKRGIRELATRNLQTAYALKKSLVKAGFHIVDDGPSFNEFVVELPIDATEASKQLLKAEIIGGLPLGTFDESRSNQMLVCATELRTKEELDQFVTALGGLTHA from the coding sequence ATGGATTTTCGTTATTTACCGATGACGCAAGAAGATGAAAAAGAAATGTTACAGACGATTGGTGCAGACTCGATTGAAGACCTGCTTGCCGATATTCCGGCAAGTGTACGCGACCAAGGGACGTTGGAAGAAGTGGGCATTCCGCTACCGGAAACTGACTTGATTCGAACGCTCTCGAAACTTGCCGATCAAAACATGAATACGAAGCAGTATCCGTCGTTCCTCGGTGCCGGCATTTATGACCACTATGCACCGGCTGTAGTGAATCATATGTTACTCCGGTCTGAGTTCTACACGGCGTACACGCCGTATCAGCCTGAAATTTCCCAGGGGGAGCTGCAGGCAATCTTTGAGTACCAAACGATGATTTGTGAACTGACGGGAATGGATGTCGCGAACTCTTCCATGTACGACGGGATCACCGCACTGGCTGAAGCGGCGATACTTGCCTGTGCCCACAAGAAGAAAAAAACAATCGTTCTCTCGGATGGCGTCCATCCGGAAGCGCGCGATGTCGTACGGACATATGCAAACGGTCCCGGACTTGAAGTCGAGACACTACCGCTCGTGAATGGGGAAACGGCGATTGCGAACCTGGATGCACTGGATGATGTCGCCTGCGTCATCGTACAGTATCCGAACTTCTATGGACGTGTCGAAGACTTACAGGCACTGGCCGACGCGACACATGCGAAAGGCGGTCTATTCATTGTCTCGGCCAATCCGCTTGCGCTCGGTTTGTTAGAGGCGCCCGGTAAGCTCGGCGCCGACATTACGATCGGGGACTGCCAACCGTTCGGCATTCCACAGAGCTTTGGTGGACCGACGTGTGGATACTTCACGACGACAAAAGCCTTGATGCGAAAAATTCCGGGACGTCTTGTCGGTCAGACAGTCGATGAAGACGGAAAACGCGGGTTCGTCCTGACGTTACAAGCACGTGAACAACACATCCGTCGTGATAAAGCGACTTCGAATATCTGTTCGAACCAGGCATTAAACGCTTTGGCTGCATCCATCGCAATGAGTGCACTCGGGAAACGCGGAATCCGTGAACTGGCAACCCGTAATCTTCAGACAGCATATGCGTTGAAAAAGTCATTAGTAAAAGCAGGGTTCCACATCGTGGACGACGGTCCGAGCTTCAATGAATTTGTCGTTGAACTGCCGATCGATGCGACAGAAGCGAGCAAACAGTTATTAAAAGCCGAAATCATCGGTGGACTGCCGCTTGGTACGTTTGATGAAAGCCGGAGCAACCAAATGCTCGTTTGTGCGACTGAACTACGGACAAAAGAAGAATTGGATCAATTCGTGACTGCGTTAGGAGGACTGACTCATGCATAA
- the gcvT gene encoding glycine cleavage system aminomethyltransferase GcvT, giving the protein MSQTTLKRTPLFDIIAPTGKMVDFAGFEMPVLFSSIKEEHTAVRERVGMFDVSHMGELFVSGSDALAFLQQTLSNDISKIAIGQAQYNVLCQEDGGTVDDLLVYRLDEQDYLLVVNASNIEKDEAHLRQYLTGDVLLENQSNAYGQIAVQGPKAVEVLQELTALKLEDIKFFRFAQGEMAGVEMLVSRSGYTGEDGFELYMPSADASAVWNALLEADVVPCGLGARDTLRFEACLPLYGHELSATISPIEAGMGFAVKPQVKSFVGSEALLKQKEDGPRRQLIGLELTDKGIARQDAPVLVNGETVGFVTTGTLPPTIGKAIALALVPTQYATEETFEIEVRGKKLAAKRIDTPFYRRSK; this is encoded by the coding sequence ATGAGTCAGACGACATTGAAGAGAACGCCATTGTTCGACATCATTGCACCAACGGGGAAAATGGTCGATTTTGCAGGGTTTGAAATGCCAGTTCTGTTTTCATCCATCAAGGAAGAGCATACAGCGGTACGGGAACGTGTCGGGATGTTTGATGTATCCCATATGGGCGAGTTATTTGTTTCCGGATCAGATGCGTTAGCGTTTTTGCAACAGACGCTGTCGAATGATATCTCGAAGATTGCGATCGGACAGGCTCAATACAACGTCTTATGTCAAGAAGACGGCGGGACAGTAGACGATTTGTTGGTATATCGTTTGGACGAACAGGATTACCTGCTCGTCGTCAATGCATCCAACATCGAGAAAGATGAAGCACACTTACGTCAGTATCTGACGGGGGACGTGTTGCTTGAAAATCAATCGAATGCCTACGGTCAAATTGCCGTTCAAGGTCCAAAAGCTGTTGAAGTGTTGCAGGAACTGACGGCACTCAAGCTGGAAGACATCAAATTTTTCCGCTTTGCGCAAGGAGAAATGGCTGGAGTCGAGATGCTGGTATCACGCAGCGGTTATACAGGGGAAGACGGCTTCGAATTGTATATGCCGTCAGCAGACGCATCAGCGGTCTGGAATGCTTTATTGGAAGCGGATGTCGTACCATGCGGGCTGGGTGCCCGGGATACGTTACGATTTGAAGCGTGCCTGCCGTTATACGGACACGAGTTATCGGCGACGATTTCACCGATTGAAGCAGGGATGGGATTTGCCGTCAAACCGCAAGTGAAGTCATTTGTCGGATCGGAAGCCTTATTGAAACAGAAAGAAGACGGACCGCGCCGTCAATTAATCGGTCTTGAACTGACGGATAAAGGGATCGCTCGTCAAGATGCTCCTGTTTTGGTAAACGGGGAAACTGTCGGATTCGTTACGACAGGTACATTACCGCCGACAATCGGTAAAGCCATTGCGTTAGCACTTGTGCCGACGCAATATGCGACCGAGGAAACATTTGAAATCGAAGTACGCGGAAAAAAACTGGCAGCAAAACGAATTGATACGCCATTCTATCGCCGGAGCAAATAA
- a CDS encoding shikimate kinase, with amino-acid sequence MDKVYLIGFMGTGKTAIGRHLQTRYDVEELDERFVQEHGSITDFFAKYGETGFRDREVELLRGSEAEIVVTGGGIIERLENRTFMKETGIVIWIDTPFHLVWNRIKTDPSRPLVKSRTTVEKLFRRRRPIYARLADIRVDGKKSVRELAKEIETILEENV; translated from the coding sequence ATGGATAAGGTTTATTTGATTGGTTTTATGGGAACTGGTAAAACAGCGATTGGACGTCATCTTCAGACACGTTACGATGTCGAGGAACTGGATGAACGCTTCGTCCAGGAACACGGTTCGATTACGGATTTCTTTGCAAAATACGGCGAAACAGGATTTCGGGATCGGGAAGTCGAATTATTACGAGGTAGTGAAGCGGAAATCGTCGTCACGGGAGGCGGAATCATCGAGCGTTTGGAAAACCGGACGTTCATGAAAGAAACCGGAATCGTCATCTGGATTGATACGCCGTTCCATCTGGTCTGGAACCGAATCAAGACAGACCCATCCCGTCCGCTTGTCAAATCGCGGACGACAGTTGAAAAGTTGTTTCGGAGACGCCGGCCAATCTATGCGCGGTTGGCAGATATCCGCGTGGATGGTAAGAAGTCCGTCCGGGAACTAGCAAAAGAAATTGAAACGATACTGGAGGAGAACGTATGA
- a CDS encoding prepilin-type N-terminal cleavage/methylation domain-containing protein, whose translation MNTVESKIIQQQGFTLLEVVLSMVAISFFLMFAIDPLLSFHKQKNQLTVEAHRLDQMASDQIAERRTGYDIKEGMWCSEGLCLASSIRNDTPRNFIGPLAEPAAID comes from the coding sequence GTGAACACCGTGGAGAGTAAAATCATTCAGCAACAGGGATTCACACTTCTTGAAGTCGTTTTATCAATGGTTGCCATCTCCTTTTTCCTGATGTTTGCGATAGATCCTCTGTTGTCTTTTCATAAGCAAAAAAATCAATTGACGGTCGAAGCGCATCGCCTTGATCAAATGGCGTCGGATCAAATCGCAGAAAGAAGAACAGGATACGATATTAAGGAAGGGATGTGGTGTAGTGAAGGGCTCTGTTTGGCGAGCTCAATCCGGAACGACACTCCTCGAAATTTCATTGGTCCTTTGGCTGAGCCCGCTGCTATTGATTAG
- a CDS encoding type II secretion system protein, which translates to MMRRLENLRKLNDGFTLIEMTVVLVMIGCLFMFLLPTVIDRRPALYMLEQDIAILEQDFQTLRLIQYSKTSDQNQMQLRWKNDGKGYFVMANDRLLWQRTFQPGHSCVVPSNGRIIYFKSYHSTYASTWVCQSTTQAFEIKFLLGNYQMVIQKVR; encoded by the coding sequence ATGATGCGAAGACTGGAGAACTTACGAAAGCTAAATGACGGATTTACATTAATTGAAATGACCGTTGTACTGGTGATGATCGGATGTCTTTTCATGTTTTTATTGCCAACTGTCATCGACCGGCGACCGGCCTTATATATGCTGGAACAAGACATTGCAATCCTTGAACAGGATTTTCAGACCCTTCGATTGATTCAATATTCTAAAACGAGTGACCAAAATCAGATGCAGCTCCGCTGGAAAAATGACGGGAAAGGATATTTCGTCATGGCGAACGATCGACTGTTATGGCAACGGACATTTCAACCTGGGCATTCCTGTGTCGTGCCTTCGAACGGACGAATTATTTACTTTAAAAGTTATCATTCGACGTATGCGTCGACCTGGGTCTGTCAATCGACGACACAAGCTTTTGAAATTAAATTTTTACTCGGTAATTATCAGATGGTGATTCAAAAAGTGAGGTGA
- a CDS encoding competence type IV pilus major pilin ComGC, whose amino-acid sequence MKRFIQNQRGFTLLEMAAVLLIISLLLLVLIPTMTSGKDQAKGVSCEANIRVIRSEVNLYYAKEKKYPESLQTINRGTAEKPNELACDQETYTYDAKTGELTKAK is encoded by the coding sequence ATGAAACGATTTATTCAAAATCAACGCGGATTTACTTTGCTCGAAATGGCAGCCGTCCTGCTGATCATTTCCTTGCTTTTACTCGTATTGATTCCGACGATGACGAGCGGGAAAGATCAGGCGAAAGGAGTCAGTTGCGAAGCGAACATCCGTGTCATCCGTTCCGAGGTAAATCTTTATTACGCTAAAGAGAAAAAATATCCGGAATCACTGCAAACCATCAATCGCGGAACAGCGGAAAAGCCAAACGAGCTTGCTTGCGATCAGGAGACCTATACGTATGATGCGAAGACTGGAGAACTTACGAAAGCTAAATGA